The following proteins are co-located in the Clostridiales bacterium genome:
- a CDS encoding recombinase — MARTSRKQIDNLAQVPIEKIWNTCIYGRLSEEDERKKESDSIGNQISMLERYIAVRPYLKLISIFKDVNQTGTNFDRPGFNEMMDAIKSGKINCIVVKDLSRFGRNYIETGTYLEKILPFFHVRFISVNDAYDSLNASSQDDGYAIPLKNLIHDVYARDISKKIKSGLAVKRSRGEFTGCVAAYGYQKADNGRLVIDEETAPVVRDIFKWASNGMGDMRIAQKLNELGIPSPSQYRYEKGILKSERYANVRYWYKSAVRRILINPVYLGHMVQGKSKSDLWGKGGSMEQPQDQWVEIKNTHEPLVDEKTFSTVRCIKQERESSERKQVEPQRSNILKGLVFCGDCKRSMKWRKMPKSKGPALYYFSCATYEDIAKNDCVKKRMDEPDLLSVLYTAIRKQIDLAVDIDRMVSKLNAKEGFCQHQSEVDAEITETEKKLSRLSMLRSSLYEDYQEKLLDEAEYLFTKAKYEKDVTLLRSRLDELSSQKYRLNTMLTPQNPWLTALKKFKRNKAITGEMISELVERVEIFSDQSVSICFRYRDEFESLLGFIEVESEVRVS; from the coding sequence AGAAAGTGATTCTATCGGCAATCAAATTTCCATGTTGGAACGCTACATCGCGGTAAGGCCGTACCTGAAGCTCATATCCATTTTTAAGGATGTCAATCAGACAGGAACGAATTTCGACCGTCCCGGCTTTAATGAAATGATGGATGCCATCAAGAGCGGAAAAATCAACTGCATTGTGGTCAAAGACCTGTCCCGTTTCGGCAGAAACTACATTGAAACCGGAACTTATCTTGAAAAAATACTGCCATTCTTTCATGTTCGCTTTATCTCCGTAAATGATGCCTATGACAGTCTGAATGCCAGCAGTCAGGATGACGGGTATGCCATTCCTCTGAAAAACCTGATCCATGATGTGTATGCCAGAGATATATCAAAAAAGATAAAGTCGGGGCTTGCAGTCAAGAGAAGCAGAGGGGAATTTACCGGCTGTGTCGCAGCCTACGGCTATCAAAAAGCGGATAACGGCAGATTGGTAATTGACGAAGAAACCGCACCGGTTGTCAGGGATATTTTTAAGTGGGCGAGTAATGGTATGGGCGATATGCGTATCGCTCAAAAACTCAATGAGTTGGGCATTCCCTCCCCAAGTCAGTATCGCTATGAAAAGGGCATCTTGAAAAGTGAGCGTTATGCCAATGTGCGGTATTGGTATAAAAGCGCCGTCCGCAGGATTTTGATCAACCCGGTTTACCTCGGACATATGGTGCAAGGAAAATCAAAATCTGACCTATGGGGTAAGGGTGGTAGTATGGAGCAACCACAGGATCAGTGGGTAGAAATAAAGAACACCCATGAACCCTTGGTTGATGAAAAAACCTTTTCGACGGTACGGTGCATCAAGCAGGAACGGGAGTCCAGTGAGAGAAAACAAGTGGAACCGCAACGGTCGAATATCTTGAAAGGACTTGTGTTCTGTGGTGATTGCAAACGGAGCATGAAATGGCGTAAAATGCCCAAATCAAAGGGTCCAGCACTCTATTACTTTAGCTGTGCCACCTATGAGGACATAGCCAAAAATGACTGTGTCAAAAAGCGAATGGACGAACCGGACTTACTCTCTGTTCTCTATACGGCTATCCGCAAGCAGATTGACCTTGCCGTTGATATAGACCGAATGGTGTCTAAGCTCAATGCAAAGGAAGGATTCTGCCAGCACCAAAGCGAGGTTGACGCAGAAATAACCGAAACTGAAAAGAAGCTGTCCAGACTGTCCATGCTCAGAAGCTCTTTGTATGAGGACTATCAGGAAAAGCTCCTTGATGAAGCGGAATATCTCTTTACAAAAGCAAAGTACGAGAAAGATGTCACCCTTTTGCGCAGCCGACTTGATGAACTATCCAGTCAAAAGTACAGGCTTAATACCATGCTGACACCTCAAAATCCGTGGCTCACAGCCTTGAAGAAATTCAAGAGGAACAAAGCGATAACGGGAGAAATGATTTCCGAGCTGGTAGAACGGGTGGAAATATTCAGCGATCAAAGCGTGTCCATCTGCTTTCGGTATCGGGATGAATTTGAAAGTTTGCTCGGCTTCATTGAGGTGGAGAGTGAGGTGAGGGTTTCGTGA